One window of the Rosa rugosa chromosome 3, drRosRugo1.1, whole genome shotgun sequence genome contains the following:
- the LOC133736363 gene encoding uncharacterized protein LOC133736363, giving the protein MAKKPVKFSVVDAFTESAFKGNPAAVCLLEEDRDDKWMQALAAEFNLSETCYLSRLTDSVSDPALSSTPARFRLRWFTPVTEVDLCGHATLAAASTLFKSGLVNSNIIEFSTLSGILIAKKVPDDIKVSSGSTIPNGETQDSYFIELNFPADPSNEFNSADASLISNALDGASVIDIRRTTVTDDLLVLIPSGKAVVDLQPQYDEIKKCPGTRGVIVTAVAPPESGYDFYSRFFCPTHGIDEDPVCGSAHCALASYWCNKLGKCDLVAYAASPRGGTINIHLDEQNQRVLLRGKAVTVMEGTVLV; this is encoded by the exons TCTCTGTG GTGGATGCATTCACTGAGTCAGCTTTCAAGGGAAACCCGGCAGCGGTTTGCTTGTTGGAGGAAGACAGAGACGACAAGTGGATGCAAGCTCTGGCTGCCGAGTTTAATCTCTCCGAAACCTGTTATTTGAGTCGGCTCACTGACTCGGTTTCTGACCCTGCTTTGTCTTCTACTCCAGCTAGGTTCCGTCTCAGATGGTTCACACCTGTCACTGAG GTTGATCTTTGTGGTCATGCTACATTAGCAGCTGCATCTACCCTATTTAAGTCTGGTTTGGTAAATTCCAACATTATTGAGTTTTCCACATTATCTGGAATTTTAATAGCTAAAAAGGTTCCAGATGATATTAAGGTATCCAGTGGTTCAACTATTCCAAATGGTGAAACACAAGACTCCTACTTTATTGAATTGAATTTTCCAGCTGATCCATCAAATGAATTCAATTCTGCTGATGCTTCGTTAATATCCAATGCCTTGGATGGTGCTTCAGTCATTGATATAAGGAGGACAACTGTCACAGATGATTTGCTT GTTCTGATTCCATCAGGAAAAGCTGTTGTAGATTTACAGCCACAGTATGATGAAATCAAAAAGTGTCCAGGAACAAGGGGAGTAATTGTTACAGCGGTTGCTCCTCCAGAGTCTGGATATGATTTTTACAGTAGATTCTTCTGTCCTACACACGGCATCGATGAG GATCCTGTTTGTGGGAGTGCACATTGCGCCTTAGCATCATACTGGTGCAACAAGCTGGGAAAGTGTGATCTTGTTGCATATGCG GCATCACCTAGAGGGGGAACAATAAACATTCATCTGGATGAGCAGAATCAAAGGGTGCTCCTGCGAGGGAAAGCCGTGACTGTGATGGAAGGAACTGTTTTAGTTTAG